Genomic window (Kwoniella botswanensis chromosome 1, complete sequence):
TGTCAAAGTGATATCACTCTGATTGATCTGTTGAATGTGGTGACGGTACAGAAATCGGAAGAAGCCACatcagtcaagaagaaagtaGAAGAACCCAACTTTGCAAAAGACATTCCACATTTGTTATCTCCGATCTACAGCTTGTTAtctgtggtggtggtctgACTGTCTCTCTTACTTTCCGTCAAGATCATTCTTATACTATATATGTTACTGTAACATCAATGTACGGCACTGTACTATCCCATGTTGGCATCAGGTATACATAATCTGCATCAAACCATCAAACAGACTAAACTTATCTATATCGTATCAAAGAATTCGTCATTAAAGTCATATGATGATACACGTAAAGGCAAATAATTATATGAAATATTGATACAGTGATTGTACAGTATACTAAGATTCCAAAAATCGAGAAATGAATGGTTGAATGTATGAAATGCAAGAATTGAATAAACTGATCAAGATACAACACCAAAAGAATCCAAGCAATCGGAAATGTCCATGTTCATAAATCaccccttctttctccatccCGACGTCATGCCCTGTCCACTTCAAGTCATATCAATTCAGCGGCTTGATGGGAATGTTCTGCCGAGACTATCTTGTCGGTTGTAATGCTGGTGGACTATGTCGTCTCAACAATTTATCTCTTGCCAGATTGTGGGTATAGGGTATATATTCTCGTCgctcccttcttctttctgaaTCCGAGCGAACTTGTATCATCCCTAATACCCTCCCGGACCAGTCTGATCAGCCTCTCTACTCCTTCCTTGACCAACCCCACTATCCGTCCTACTTCTCCTCCTATCCCTATTGGTCCGTTCCCGCCTCATGAAAGCGAGATAACGCGCGAAACCATGTTGAGTAGGTGGCTGGGTCTGGGGTGGAGGTTGGTCCGAAGAAGGGTACGTTGAGGAGTggggtgaaggtgaggagtCACTGGATGATTGAGAGTTAGATaggatggatgtggatggtggTGCGTTGAAGTCTATAAGAGTAATAAGAACAGTCAGCTCAATTCCTCTCGTTATGACGCAATGAGAAGAGCATGAGTTAATCCTCGCAGAGACTAACCCACCTTTACGACATAGTGGGCATGATGAGGATACTTGAAGTAACCTGCATAAAAACAGTCAATCAGCATGGCCACACTATGATCATATAAAAGGTAAGGTTGCACCTACCAAGGATCAATACAACTTTGATGATACGCATGTTCCCTCTCGCAAGGTAACACCCTAAGATCATCTCCAGGTTCAAAGTCCACCAAACATATTGGACATTGTTGACCCTGACTTTCGGTTCCAACGCCCATCGCAGtatcttgatccatctggTCATATTGTTTAGGCGTCTTACTCCCACTGCCACTAGcgatcgatgatatccttctttcgACTTCCGATACCTGTACTCCTCCCGTTTTCGATGTCTCGCCGTCATTCTGATGATACCCATAACCATATCCATAGGAGTCGGTACGATCGTTCCGACTCATTTGGTTCAATGAAATACCATTTTCGGAATTCAAGCTTTTAGGTGGTGTACCTtgttcttccccttccccttctcctctaTGGTACCCTTCCTCATTGTTCCGATTATATTTGATCACTGGGAAAGTATCCAGCACAGCTTGAGCCAATCCTCTAGCGGTAGATTGCGGCGGACCAtgttcatcgtcattctcccttcttccatatctttcGGGATGCAACATTGCCCTCCTAGCTCCCATAATCAACATGAAAATGAACATGAAGGAGACAACTCCGGTAATGGTGTATAAAACGATCATAGGTGCAGAGGTCTTTTTGTTGCCACTACCTCCGTTACTTGACGAGCCGTCATCTGTGGGCGTAGCGTTGGGTATACCTGTTGCTGTAGCTTGACCAGTCGAGTTCCGGGCGGTGAGCGTTCCCATTAAGAAGGACTTGTAGGATGGTGCGTTACCGGCTAGGGAACTGTTCACATCGGCTCCTCTGTATGATTATCTTATTAGCATAACATCATCGGAGTTGAAGTTAAGAGAGACACATACGATATGTTTAGAAGAGTTCCATTGTAGTTCTCAAATGATGTATTGGTATGTACAAATTGATTGTCGATGAGCCTAGCCACCTGCACAGTCTTTGTCGCAAATACATCTAAAGGCTTCTCAAAGTCTGTGATGTATTCTGAGTTGAGTAGACATGATTGGGAGTGTGCGGTATATAGCAGCTATAAAGTAttgtatgatatatcagtacACAAAAAACTTGGTTTGATAAGTTGACCCAACTCACAGCTGATACTGCTCCCCTATCTCTAGCTAGCGTGAATATATCTACGATCCCACGAAACATCAGTCATCATATTAGATGAGTTAGCAGAAATATAGATACACTCACCCCATTCATCGCTCGCCGTAGTCTCATTCACATCACAACTTATATATGCTATCCAAGGTGTTGATGTCGTGAGGTTCTCGCCCATTGAACTTTCCGCGAAATGTACCAATGCTCCAGAAGTGGTACCGCCTGTTCTGACATCAGCTTGAAGTTGGAATGACCTGGCGGATTATCAGAACAATATCAGATCGTATCACCCATCGACGAAATTGTGCGGATGGAGAGATGTAGCTTGGCAGATCGATGCACTCACACTCTACCTGAATACGTTCCAACAGGATCAGTCCAAGAGATAGCTATCGTAGATGAATCCGTAAAGTTCAATCCGGAAGTATCGTTCACGGCTATCGCTGGAATGTAAGCCGAGATAGGAAGAGACTGAAGGATGAATGTTGAGATGGTGGGGATGACAAGGAGGGAGGATAGCGATAGACGAGGTCGATACATTGTTATTGCTTTTGACCAATCCAATCCCAATTGTGGGATTGGGAAGAGATAGACTTATAGACAATAACAGACAAACTAAGAGCTTTCTTGCTCTGCGTTGATCTGAATGTCGACTTCCCTGAACAATTAATCTTAAAATAGAGTATCGAAACTGGTATTGGCGGGCACTCGTCAGACCAACCGATCAAAGGAGTTGTGCTCTCCTCAGACAGCGAGCAACGAGGTCCGCACtatttgatagatgatggaCGTTGATCTGATAACCTTTCCATATGGCTATTGAGGGTATGTTGAGATCACCACACAAAGGAGGTTGAGCTGTGTATGTATTTTCGGTATGTTCTGAATGATGACTGCGTACAAGCGTGAGATCGTAACAGGTGAAGTTTTTGTCAATTTCTGGTCTGACCTCTTCCACTTGGCTTCGTATAGAGTATTTCTTGTTCGTGAAGATGTCGTGGTACaagcgatgaagaaggtgatagATAGTGTGCTATGATATGCTATGGatcgatgtggaagatgtACAAATATAATTCATACGCAGTGAGTATGAGTAGTGGTAAGTGTTGTCGTAAACCCCTCTTGCCTCGTGCCTGGGATCTGTTGTGCAAGCATCAACAAATGAAACAAAGATATCAATCCGGACCATCgctttcactctcacttctccttctacctcCCTCACCATTTGACCTTGACCACATATCACACGAATGTTCAGACATACATAGATGATCATCTCTCCCTCATTGGTGATctgctcatcatcaaaacCACTTTTATCGAGGTGtgctctttctcatcatgcAAAGTCTAGGATATTGAGTATTGTCTCTCACGGACGGACCGCCGGCAACCCTCGAGCTCAGGCTCAAGCCAAGTTCACCACTTCCGCACGGTTGACCAGGTTCAAGATACTGTTCTGTGGATCAGATGAATTTTCAGTAGCTTCTTTGAAAGCTGTACATGACGCTAGAGGTGGGTCCGATTTCTCAACATAGACATATGGCATGCATTCGGTATTGTGCTGACCATGAAAGATGCCTGACTAGATCTATGGGACTCGATCGATGTGGTCGTACCGCCCGAGAGGGAGATaggtagaggaggaaagCATAACAAGTCTCTTGAGAAGTATACTCGTTAGTCAATATCCTCATATCTCGGTGCCCATGCTCGTACTGATATCTGGTTATATAGCTGCTCTTCGGCAATATGCTCTTTCAAATGACCTGCCAAGCCACACCGTCCCCCCCGAAGGTATCAAATCTTGGACTGCTCCTGGACCATTTACTACTCCCTCCCCTTCTCATATACTATTAACAGCTTCGTTCGGGCATATCATTCCCTTACGTATACTAAAGCTGTTCCCCGAGAATCATCGGTTGAATGTCCATCCGTCTTTATTACCTCGTTGGAGAGGCGCGGCACCCGTACAGTGGACTATTGCCAGTGGTGATGAATTTACAGGGGTGAGTGTACAGAGGTTGGTGAAGTATAGTAGAGGGGTGGATGCGGGGGATATAGTAGGTTCAATAAAAGATATCGTAAGTATCCTACATTTGTCGAAATCATGGAAGATAGGCTGATTCAGATTTCCGTCATGTAGAGGGTACCAAACGATGCAACCTATACTACTTTTCTTCCTTATTTAGCTGAGATGGGCGGATCAGTACTAGTGGATGTATTgaggaagctgagagatGGAAATGTAAGTCCATGAAAAGTCATCATATTTTATACGAAGTAGCTAATGGATGGTGTCTGCATCAGGCCACATTTACCCCTCAAGATGCAGCTCTAATAACGCACGCACCGAAAATTACCCATGAGACAGCTCGAATCAAATGGGATGAACAGTCTGCAGACGACATAGGTAGATTACATAGAGGAATAAATCATCAGGTGAATATTTGTTACTAATCTATCCAATTTTTCTTACCAATACCGATGTTGAGTATTGGTATAGGTTCACCTTTGGACACCACTTCTATCCACTACAGCTCATCTCATAACCCCCCgaccccttcctccttccgACTACCCTATAGCGCTAGACGGTGAAATAGGTAAAGCTCATCtgatcaaagatgggaaaTCACGGAGATTGTTTGTGGCATGTGCGAGAGGGACGTGGCTGGAAGTGCTGGAAGTTCAAATGGCCGGGAAGAAACCTTTGAAAATCAAAGATTGGTGGAATGGATTACCTAAGGATGTAAGAGATCGgggatgggtgaagatgggatgagcTTGAATCAGCATCATAAAGCTACCAATCGGAATGGAGCACGGTGATACTTGCATATATAACATTGTATAGAAGGAATTTACAACTGATGTATCACTGGAGAATCGATCTCAGACGACAGAAGCGAATTGTAACGTATTTGATCTCGGCATGAGATACAGAAGATATCAATTCATTCCCAAAGATGGTCAAATGATGTAGGCGATGTTCACTACGGATAAGGATTCTCCATATGTGTCTTGACTGCTGCCGTCCTATCTCTTTCCCAATACTCCGAATCATCGCCTGATCTCAAACCATCGAAGACGGACCCTCGCCCTAATATGTTATATGTTATATAATCATCCAATTAGCATGAGGAGATAGGCAGAGGATACGTTGTGGATTTGACATGACGAAAAAGAGGTCAGTGCGTCAGTGGTACGCTTTGATCAGGAATGATGAGTGATCATATTCATACAACATGTGTTATGCTATTACCTCTACTATCGTCAAACATCTCCATGTCTCCCTTGCCAAATTCATTTTCCCCCTTCACATCTTCCTTCGTAGACGCATGTCCCCTACTGCCCCTCCAATAACGgcacctccttcttctccccaCCTCCTATCCCACCCGACAGACTACCCAACCCTTCCAAGGGTGGTAAACCCGAAGCCTTCCTGGAGGCTCGCTCGAACTCAATGTCTTCCTTGATACGATGCAGTTGAGTAAATACTTGTGATCGAAGGTATGCGCCGAAGGGTGTGAGATCCTTGGAACGACGTGAGAGCTGTGAGAGGTTATGATCAGTAAGAGATTCTCAATCAAAAATTGTATGGATTGAGAATATCCATGGCGTATAAAAAGATTACAGCTCAAGATTGGGAGGACAACAAGGAACATCAAACAATAAATGGGCGATGTTATCACTTGTATATGCAgacagaagaggagaatgataCCCCAGAGACTCTTGAAAAGTATGACATCCGGATATGCAGAAAGAGCGAAAGACAGTAATTCACCAGCAATCCCTCCAATCCCCCAGCTTTCTCCACATCCCTAATTTTCCTAATCTGCATCTTCACTCCTCTTAATCTAGGTAATACATCGTTAGCGCCCGCACTTGCACCCTCAGTCTCAGCCAGAAGGTTGATAGGCCAATCCACCCGAGTGATATTGGGCTTGAACGTTCGTTTGGTCTTCTGAAGCGATTTGGGTTTGTTGTTACCTGATCGAGTGGgggagatggggatgatagATGGGTTGGATCGACGGGCGAGAAGGGTGGAAAGATTGGGTATTTTTGACATTTTGAGTTTTGGAGTTGAGCTGGGACGAGGTGAACTGGATGATTATAGATGTTGAGTTTGAAACCGAGATGGATTCCAATTTATGTATAGAAGTCTAGTTTGACTATTATCGTCAATCCATGCATgcatctctcttcctctttcatacTATCATACGTTCTTGCTAGTCTCCAAAGAAATCAACCCAACCTCCACTCCTTAACCTTCAAATCCGCCACACTTGATTTGAAACGCCGTCTTGAGAAAACTCCGACGAAAAAACTAATTCCACCAGACCACCCCACCATTCTCACTCACTGTTCGCGCTGCACTCACCGTTTTAAACATATTTCATAACGTtcattcatccttctcttcttctctcatccatcAAGACCCGTCTTACTCCGGCCTGATATCAAAACAAAATGTCCAAACTTCAGGCATCAAGCGTGCGAGGGTCCATCAAAACCCTTCTTGCCCAATCTTCCTTGGAGACCCACAAGGAAGCCGGtggtaagaagagaaacTTCGTAGAGACCATCGAACTCCAAATTGGTCTTAAGAACTACGATCCTCAACGAGACAAGCGATTCGTGAGTCGTACCTACCGAGCGCAGCGAGGTGGAATTGAGAACGTGTCAAGCGGAATGTAGATTGTGGTTGGGCAGAGAGTCGAGGAGTGGATAACACAAGTAAAACGGAAACAATGCTGATACTGCTTGTTCCCTTAGTCCGGTACCGTCAAGCTTCCTCACGTCCCCAGACCTCGAATGCAACTCTGTATTCTTGCCGATGCTGCCGATGTCGACCGAGCTAAGCAACTTGACGAGGAACTCCCCTTCATGACCGTCGAGGATCTTAAAAAGctcaacaagaacaagaagctCGTCAAGAAGTTGGCTCAAAAATACGATGCCTTCTTAGCTTCCGAAGCTTTGATCAAGCAAATCCCCAGATTGTTAGGTCCCGGTCTTTCCAAAGCTGGTAAATTCCCTACCCCCGTATCTCACTCTGAAGATCTCCAAAAGAAGGTCACCGAAGTTCGATCTACCATCAAGTTCCAACTTAAGAAGGTCTTGTGTCTCGGTGTTGCCGTTGGTCACGTtgatatggaagaggatcaaaTCATGCAAAACACCATGTTGGCCATTAacttcttgatctcccttCTTAAGAAACAAGTGAGTCACAGATATGTAATCGAATAATCGCTTGTGCTTGTGCTGATGTATCGATTGCGCTGTAGTGGCAAAACATCCAATCGCTCACTATCAAATCCACCATGGGTAAACCTCAAAGACTATTCTAAGTCTTCTGAAATACGGTTTATCTGTCATCCGAAAAGAAGCATGTTAGTCGGGTCTGAggacttgaagaagagatagagatgagtTAGAACGGAATGAGAAGAGGCAAAACAGGAGCTTTCGCACGCTTATACCCAAGTCTTGTCTGAGCCCTTAATTGGGTTTATTTGTCGGGGACTGAGGGGAGCTTTCTTTCATTCCGTCCTGTTCATTCTTTATCCTCTTGCTGATAGATTCTCGTATTTGGATTTGACTTGCTTTCTTTTGTTGATAGTTCGTATTTGGAGggatgatatgtatgtgGATTCTCTACATCACTTGATATCTGTTTGTGCACGTCGCGATGCTTCTGTGGGCGTCTTACAAATCTCGCAGGGCCTTCGATTTGGACAACATGCGATGCTCTAGTAATGTATTCCATGTGTTGCCTTCGAGACAAGGTGGTGGTAAGCCGGACAAGTCTTGAGATTGGCTCACGAAGGTGTGAGGTGATCAACCTAACTACTAACTCGGCTAATTTCCTTTTTCTTACTTTCGGATCCTTTTATCGTGTTCGTGCCTGTCGAGTTGATGTGTGACTCGATATTCTGGTTCCTGATCCTATTCCAATTCCTGTTCCTATTCCTATTCGTATCATTTCATATAGCTGAGTCATCGACACGAGCAAGGGAAGGAGGTGACGGTGTGACACCACTTCCATAGCTGCGGGGGTCAATTCCATTGATATTCCGGACCGATATTATAGGATCCCCCAAACGGTGCCAGTAAGAATGAGAGTGCAATTAGCCCGAGGGACCGAAGGGAACCGATTAACCATCAATTCAACCACTTCGGACATGATAAGGATAATTAATCACGAATGGGCAGGTACTGCAGATTGAAAAAAAGTTGACTCGACTGTCACGAAATCACCAGAATACagtcatcaccatccacatcatcgttatcatcatcaacatttaCGCGTTGGTAAGGATAGGATTCCAACATCAATTATCTATAAATAAAGGTGACGAGCGAGTCGAATTTCCAGAATTATCCCCTCGGACCCGAATCACCATATCCCACAATGTCATCATCTCGCAATCACCGTAATTCCTCACCATCTCCTTTCAACCTCAATGCccctccatcctcatcctcttcttcacctcgtGGTCGGCCTTCATCTCCAGCCAGAGGTAGACCGTCTTCCCCACGTCCTCCGCCAAGTTACGCTAGAGCGTCTCTCGACCGTTCACCTGCTCTGAATCCTATGGTACTGGATGATAGACCGAGAGTACCTCCTCCGATATACCTCAGATCGTCCAGTCCCGGTAGCAGTGCCAAGGGAACTATGAAGATACATGTTCCAGCGTGGTGAGTGTTTCCCTTTCTTGCTATACACTACATCACAGAAGGCTTCTGTCATTCTCTTTATCATCAGACTTTGTACTTACAAAGCTGATCTCACTGAATGGACTTTCAGGGGAGTAGCACTAGTCCGACCTCCTCGTGCTTTAGACCTTCACCCACTGGAAGCAGGCTCATCGACCCTCGAACCTCCATGTGAAGATACTGTCCTCTCAGGATCATTGGAGGTGATTATGAAAGAGCCCCGGAGGGTCAAAGCTATCTCTGTGGGTGTGCAGAGTGTATGTAGGCTACACATGGGTGCCGGTAGGGGATGGGAAGACGATGGGATTTTTGAGAGGGGTGTAGAAGTGTTGGGACAAggtgagggagatgaaggaattTGGTTGGAGAAGGGAAGTCAATCGTAAGTCTCTCTTCTCACTTAGTGCACCGCTGACAATAGCACTGA
Coding sequences:
- a CDS encoding methionyl-tRNA formyltransferase codes for the protein MIISPSLVICSSSKPLLSRCALSHHAKSRILSIVSHGRTAGNPRAQAQAKFTTSARLTRFKILFCGSDEFSVASLKAVHDARDLWDSIDVVVPPEREIGRGGKHNKSLEKYTPALRQYALSNDLPSHTVPPEGIKSWTAPGPFTTPSPSHILLTASFGHIIPLRILKLFPENHRLNVHPSLLPRWRGAAPVQWTIASGDEFTGVSVQRLVKYSRGVDAGDIVGSIKDIRVPNDATYTTFLPYLAEMGGSVLVDVLRKLRDGNATFTPQDAALITHAPKITHETARIKWDEQSADDIGRLHRGINHQVHLWTPLLSTTAHLITPRPLPPSDYPIALDGEIGKAHLIKDGKSRRLFVACARGTWLEVLEVQMAGKKPLKIKDWWNGLPKDVRDRGWVKMG
- a CDS encoding 60S ribosomal protein L1-A, coding for MSKLQASSVRGSIKTLLAQSSLETHKEAGGKKRNFVETIELQIGLKNYDPQRDKRFSGTVKLPHVPRPRMQLCILADAADVDRAKQLDEELPFMTVEDLKKLNKNKKLVKKLAQKYDAFLASEALIKQIPRLLGPGLSKAGKFPTPVSHSEDLQKKVTEVRSTIKFQLKKVLCLGVAVGHVDMEEDQIMQNTMLAINFLISLLKKQWQNIQSLTIKSTMGKPQRLF